A portion of the Glycine max cultivar Williams 82 chromosome 10, Glycine_max_v4.0, whole genome shotgun sequence genome contains these proteins:
- the LOC100798812 gene encoding pre-mRNA-splicing factor 38B isoform X8, protein MNRSSSVSNFRNLTCNYRLSMMDSNLPFLPPSNSDTKNSFRKPSGDAANRNYQHRSPVDRSPSPDASRHGHSSSPNPVRENSARVSHHSRKYDDREHDQQYGRNHYGRSSDSLRHSDRQSFKSSFGHSRYDKYANEDRYRERLLSRSGHESRDDHVREESDSRPKNYQCSVDKYSHDKYDRSDHRSKEKRRDTYSEHQKYKDMDSSYEKSASSKRHALYDEVEREGHSRDWDGQNERRDSRRSSGDYRSDQRDESGPQRDSGKFSLKEAYKSEQKESNDQNLPWEEKRKHDDTEIRKGKDWKTRKAGEQCAIEDKESSGKKLKLFDPDKDDNYRKDADESKTSSSNLSHKSKEDLWAVKSSGFDGDNDLDAAKIAAMRAAELVNRNLVGPGCLTTDQKKKLLWGGKKSTPTEEFLWQLFFNKNLATVSFLKCFSAIAFCSQLKFLLPSFSAVFFNDSSVLHWCLAIDGIPGCFLIVRGKRNSTNSWV, encoded by the exons atgaATCGGTCATCTTCCGTTTCAAATTTCCGAAACCTCACA TGCAATTACAGGCTTAGCATGATGGATTCAAACTTACCATTTCTGCCTCCTAGCAATTCCGATACAAAAAACTCATTTCGCAAGCCTTCTGGTGATGCAGCTAATAGGAATTATCAGCATCGGTCACCTGTTGACAGATCACCCTCTCCTGATG CTTCTAGGCATGGACATAGCTCAAGTCCAAATCCAGTGAGAGAAAATTCTGCAAGAGTCTCTCACCATTCAAGGAAGTATGATGACAGGGAACACGACCAACAGTATGGAAGAAATCACTATGGCAGAAGCAGTGACTCTCTTAGACATTCTGATAGACAGTCATTCAAAAGTTCCTTTGGTCACTCTCGGTATGACAAGTATGCAAATGAAGATAGATATCGGGAGAGGCTGTTGTCTCGTTCTGGACATGAGTCAAGGGATGATCATGTGAGAGAAGAGAGTGATAGCAGGCCAAAAAACTACCAGTGCAGTGTGGACAAGTATTCACATGACAAATATGACAGGTCTGATCATAGAAGCAAAGAAAAACGTAGAGATACATACTCGGAGCATCAGAAATATAAAGATATGGATTCTTCATATGAAAAATCTGCATCTAGCAAGAGGCATGCACTGTATGATGAAGTGGAGAGGGAGGGGCATTCAAGGGACTGGGATGGTCAAAAtgaaagaagagattcccgCCGAAGTTCAGGGGACTACAGAAGTGACCAAAGAGATGAGTCAGGTCCACAAAGAGACAGTGGtaaatttagtttaaaagaAGCTTATAAGAGTGAACAGAAGGAGTCAAATGATCAAAACCTTCCatgggaagaaaaaagaaaacatgatgACACTGAGATTAGGAAGGGCAAAGACTGGAAAACTAGAAAAGCAGGCGAGCAGTGTGCTATTGAAGACAAAGAATCTTCTGGAAAGAAACTAAAGTTGTTTGATCCTGACAAGGATGACAATTATAGAAAAGATG CAGATGAAAGTAAGACTTCAAGTTCAAACCTTTCTCACAAGAGCAAGGAAGATTTATGGGCTGTCAAGTCCAGTGGCTTTGATGGTGACAATGATCTAGATGCGGCGAAAATTGCAGCCATGAGAGCTGCTGAATTGG TTAATAGGAACTTAGTTGGGCCTGGATGCTTGACTACTGACCAAAAGAAGAAACTGTTGTGGGGTGGCAAAAAGAGTACACCTACTGAAGag TTTTTGTGGCAACTTTTCTTCAACAAAAATCTTGCCACCGTCTCTTTTCTGAAGTGTTTTTCGGCCATTGCCTTCTGCTCGCAGCTCAAGTTCCTGCTGCCATCCTTTTCTGCTGTGTTTTTCAATGACTCTTCTGTGCTTCACTGGTG
- the LOC100798812 gene encoding pre-mRNA-splicing factor 38B isoform X9: MNRSSSVSNFRNLTCNYRLSMMDSNLPFLPPSNSDTKNSFRKPSGDAANRNYQHRSPVDRSPSPDASRHGHSSSPNPVRENSARVSHHSRKYDDREHDQQYGRNHYGRSSDSLRHSDRQSFKSSFGHSRYDKYANEDRYRERLLSRSGHESRDDHVREESDSRPKNYQCSVDKYSHDKYDRSDHRSKEKRRDTYSEHQKYKDMDSSYEKSASSKRHALYDEVEREGHSRDWDGQNERRDSRRSSGDYRSDQRDESGPQRDSGKFSLKEAYKSEQKESNDQNLPWEEKRKHDDTEIRKGKDWKTRKAGEQCAIEDKESSGKKLKLFDPDKDDNYRKDDESKTSSSNLSHKSKEDLWAVKSSGFDGDNDLDAAKIAAMRAAELVNRNLVGPGCLTTDQKKKLLWGGKKSTPTEEFLWQLFFNKNLATVSFLKCFSAIAFCSQLKFLLPSFSAVFFNDSSVLHWCLAIDGIPGCFLIVRGKRNSTNSWV, encoded by the exons atgaATCGGTCATCTTCCGTTTCAAATTTCCGAAACCTCACA TGCAATTACAGGCTTAGCATGATGGATTCAAACTTACCATTTCTGCCTCCTAGCAATTCCGATACAAAAAACTCATTTCGCAAGCCTTCTGGTGATGCAGCTAATAGGAATTATCAGCATCGGTCACCTGTTGACAGATCACCCTCTCCTGATG CTTCTAGGCATGGACATAGCTCAAGTCCAAATCCAGTGAGAGAAAATTCTGCAAGAGTCTCTCACCATTCAAGGAAGTATGATGACAGGGAACACGACCAACAGTATGGAAGAAATCACTATGGCAGAAGCAGTGACTCTCTTAGACATTCTGATAGACAGTCATTCAAAAGTTCCTTTGGTCACTCTCGGTATGACAAGTATGCAAATGAAGATAGATATCGGGAGAGGCTGTTGTCTCGTTCTGGACATGAGTCAAGGGATGATCATGTGAGAGAAGAGAGTGATAGCAGGCCAAAAAACTACCAGTGCAGTGTGGACAAGTATTCACATGACAAATATGACAGGTCTGATCATAGAAGCAAAGAAAAACGTAGAGATACATACTCGGAGCATCAGAAATATAAAGATATGGATTCTTCATATGAAAAATCTGCATCTAGCAAGAGGCATGCACTGTATGATGAAGTGGAGAGGGAGGGGCATTCAAGGGACTGGGATGGTCAAAAtgaaagaagagattcccgCCGAAGTTCAGGGGACTACAGAAGTGACCAAAGAGATGAGTCAGGTCCACAAAGAGACAGTGGtaaatttagtttaaaagaAGCTTATAAGAGTGAACAGAAGGAGTCAAATGATCAAAACCTTCCatgggaagaaaaaagaaaacatgatgACACTGAGATTAGGAAGGGCAAAGACTGGAAAACTAGAAAAGCAGGCGAGCAGTGTGCTATTGAAGACAAAGAATCTTCTGGAAAGAAACTAAAGTTGTTTGATCCTGACAAGGATGACAATTATAGAAAAGATG ATGAAAGTAAGACTTCAAGTTCAAACCTTTCTCACAAGAGCAAGGAAGATTTATGGGCTGTCAAGTCCAGTGGCTTTGATGGTGACAATGATCTAGATGCGGCGAAAATTGCAGCCATGAGAGCTGCTGAATTGG TTAATAGGAACTTAGTTGGGCCTGGATGCTTGACTACTGACCAAAAGAAGAAACTGTTGTGGGGTGGCAAAAAGAGTACACCTACTGAAGag TTTTTGTGGCAACTTTTCTTCAACAAAAATCTTGCCACCGTCTCTTTTCTGAAGTGTTTTTCGGCCATTGCCTTCTGCTCGCAGCTCAAGTTCCTGCTGCCATCCTTTTCTGCTGTGTTTTTCAATGACTCTTCTGTGCTTCACTGGTG
- the LOC100798812 gene encoding pre-mRNA-splicing factor 38B isoform X2 encodes MNRSSSVSNFRNLTCNYRLSMMDSNLPFLPPSNSDTKNSFRKPSGDAANRNYQHRSPVDRSPSPDASRHGHSSSPNPVRENSARVSHHSRKYDDREHDQQYGRNHYGRSSDSLRHSDRQSFKSSFGHSRYDKYANEDRYRERLLSRSGHESRDDHVREESDSRPKNYQCSVDKYSHDKYDRSDHRSKEKRRDTYSEHQKYKDMDSSYEKSASSKRHALYDEVEREGHSRDWDGQNERRDSRRSSGDYRSDQRDESGPQRDSGKFSLKEAYKSEQKESNDQNLPWEEKRKHDDTEIRKGKDWKTRKAGEQCAIEDKESSGKKLKLFDPDKDDNYRKDDESKTSSSNLSHKSKEDLWAVKSSGFDGDNDLDAAKIAAMRAAELVNRNLVGPGCLTTDQKKKLLWGGKKSTPTEEFLWQLFFNKNLATVSFLKCFSAIAFCSQLKFLLPSFSAVFFNDSSVLHWCLAIDGIPGCFLIVRGKRNSTNSWLYSCLWQIVGYERRSKGGAEFQQPKQ; translated from the exons atgaATCGGTCATCTTCCGTTTCAAATTTCCGAAACCTCACA TGCAATTACAGGCTTAGCATGATGGATTCAAACTTACCATTTCTGCCTCCTAGCAATTCCGATACAAAAAACTCATTTCGCAAGCCTTCTGGTGATGCAGCTAATAGGAATTATCAGCATCGGTCACCTGTTGACAGATCACCCTCTCCTGATG CTTCTAGGCATGGACATAGCTCAAGTCCAAATCCAGTGAGAGAAAATTCTGCAAGAGTCTCTCACCATTCAAGGAAGTATGATGACAGGGAACACGACCAACAGTATGGAAGAAATCACTATGGCAGAAGCAGTGACTCTCTTAGACATTCTGATAGACAGTCATTCAAAAGTTCCTTTGGTCACTCTCGGTATGACAAGTATGCAAATGAAGATAGATATCGGGAGAGGCTGTTGTCTCGTTCTGGACATGAGTCAAGGGATGATCATGTGAGAGAAGAGAGTGATAGCAGGCCAAAAAACTACCAGTGCAGTGTGGACAAGTATTCACATGACAAATATGACAGGTCTGATCATAGAAGCAAAGAAAAACGTAGAGATACATACTCGGAGCATCAGAAATATAAAGATATGGATTCTTCATATGAAAAATCTGCATCTAGCAAGAGGCATGCACTGTATGATGAAGTGGAGAGGGAGGGGCATTCAAGGGACTGGGATGGTCAAAAtgaaagaagagattcccgCCGAAGTTCAGGGGACTACAGAAGTGACCAAAGAGATGAGTCAGGTCCACAAAGAGACAGTGGtaaatttagtttaaaagaAGCTTATAAGAGTGAACAGAAGGAGTCAAATGATCAAAACCTTCCatgggaagaaaaaagaaaacatgatgACACTGAGATTAGGAAGGGCAAAGACTGGAAAACTAGAAAAGCAGGCGAGCAGTGTGCTATTGAAGACAAAGAATCTTCTGGAAAGAAACTAAAGTTGTTTGATCCTGACAAGGATGACAATTATAGAAAAGATG ATGAAAGTAAGACTTCAAGTTCAAACCTTTCTCACAAGAGCAAGGAAGATTTATGGGCTGTCAAGTCCAGTGGCTTTGATGGTGACAATGATCTAGATGCGGCGAAAATTGCAGCCATGAGAGCTGCTGAATTGG TTAATAGGAACTTAGTTGGGCCTGGATGCTTGACTACTGACCAAAAGAAGAAACTGTTGTGGGGTGGCAAAAAGAGTACACCTACTGAAGag TTTTTGTGGCAACTTTTCTTCAACAAAAATCTTGCCACCGTCTCTTTTCTGAAGTGTTTTTCGGCCATTGCCTTCTGCTCGCAGCTCAAGTTCCTGCTGCCATCCTTTTCTGCTGTGTTTTTCAATGACTCTTCTGTGCTTCACTGGTG
- the LOC100798812 gene encoding pre-mRNA-splicing factor 38B isoform X1 yields the protein MNRSSSVSNFRNLTCNYRLSMMDSNLPFLPPSNSDTKNSFRKPSGDAANRNYQHRSPVDRSPSPDASRHGHSSSPNPVRENSARVSHHSRKYDDREHDQQYGRNHYGRSSDSLRHSDRQSFKSSFGHSRYDKYANEDRYRERLLSRSGHESRDDHVREESDSRPKNYQCSVDKYSHDKYDRSDHRSKEKRRDTYSEHQKYKDMDSSYEKSASSKRHALYDEVEREGHSRDWDGQNERRDSRRSSGDYRSDQRDESGPQRDSGKFSLKEAYKSEQKESNDQNLPWEEKRKHDDTEIRKGKDWKTRKAGEQCAIEDKESSGKKLKLFDPDKDDNYRKDADESKTSSSNLSHKSKEDLWAVKSSGFDGDNDLDAAKIAAMRAAELVNRNLVGPGCLTTDQKKKLLWGGKKSTPTEEFLWQLFFNKNLATVSFLKCFSAIAFCSQLKFLLPSFSAVFFNDSSVLHWCLAIDGIPGCFLIVRGKRNSTNSWLYSCLWQIVGYERRSKGGAEFQQPKQ from the exons atgaATCGGTCATCTTCCGTTTCAAATTTCCGAAACCTCACA TGCAATTACAGGCTTAGCATGATGGATTCAAACTTACCATTTCTGCCTCCTAGCAATTCCGATACAAAAAACTCATTTCGCAAGCCTTCTGGTGATGCAGCTAATAGGAATTATCAGCATCGGTCACCTGTTGACAGATCACCCTCTCCTGATG CTTCTAGGCATGGACATAGCTCAAGTCCAAATCCAGTGAGAGAAAATTCTGCAAGAGTCTCTCACCATTCAAGGAAGTATGATGACAGGGAACACGACCAACAGTATGGAAGAAATCACTATGGCAGAAGCAGTGACTCTCTTAGACATTCTGATAGACAGTCATTCAAAAGTTCCTTTGGTCACTCTCGGTATGACAAGTATGCAAATGAAGATAGATATCGGGAGAGGCTGTTGTCTCGTTCTGGACATGAGTCAAGGGATGATCATGTGAGAGAAGAGAGTGATAGCAGGCCAAAAAACTACCAGTGCAGTGTGGACAAGTATTCACATGACAAATATGACAGGTCTGATCATAGAAGCAAAGAAAAACGTAGAGATACATACTCGGAGCATCAGAAATATAAAGATATGGATTCTTCATATGAAAAATCTGCATCTAGCAAGAGGCATGCACTGTATGATGAAGTGGAGAGGGAGGGGCATTCAAGGGACTGGGATGGTCAAAAtgaaagaagagattcccgCCGAAGTTCAGGGGACTACAGAAGTGACCAAAGAGATGAGTCAGGTCCACAAAGAGACAGTGGtaaatttagtttaaaagaAGCTTATAAGAGTGAACAGAAGGAGTCAAATGATCAAAACCTTCCatgggaagaaaaaagaaaacatgatgACACTGAGATTAGGAAGGGCAAAGACTGGAAAACTAGAAAAGCAGGCGAGCAGTGTGCTATTGAAGACAAAGAATCTTCTGGAAAGAAACTAAAGTTGTTTGATCCTGACAAGGATGACAATTATAGAAAAGATG CAGATGAAAGTAAGACTTCAAGTTCAAACCTTTCTCACAAGAGCAAGGAAGATTTATGGGCTGTCAAGTCCAGTGGCTTTGATGGTGACAATGATCTAGATGCGGCGAAAATTGCAGCCATGAGAGCTGCTGAATTGG TTAATAGGAACTTAGTTGGGCCTGGATGCTTGACTACTGACCAAAAGAAGAAACTGTTGTGGGGTGGCAAAAAGAGTACACCTACTGAAGag TTTTTGTGGCAACTTTTCTTCAACAAAAATCTTGCCACCGTCTCTTTTCTGAAGTGTTTTTCGGCCATTGCCTTCTGCTCGCAGCTCAAGTTCCTGCTGCCATCCTTTTCTGCTGTGTTTTTCAATGACTCTTCTGTGCTTCACTGGTG
- the LOC100798812 gene encoding pre-mRNA-splicing factor 38B isoform X12, with amino-acid sequence MMDSNLPFLPPSNSDTKNSFRKPSGDAANRNYQHRSPVDRSPSPDASRHGHSSSPNPVRENSARVSHHSRKYDDREHDQQYGRNHYGRSSDSLRHSDRQSFKSSFGHSRYDKYANEDRYRERLLSRSGHESRDDHVREESDSRPKNYQCSVDKYSHDKYDRSDHRSKEKRRDTYSEHQKYKDMDSSYEKSASSKRHALYDEVEREGHSRDWDGQNERRDSRRSSGDYRSDQRDESGPQRDSGKFSLKEAYKSEQKESNDQNLPWEEKRKHDDTEIRKGKDWKTRKAGEQCAIEDKESSGKKLKLFDPDKDDNYRKDDESKTSSSNLSHKSKEDLWAVKSSGFDGDNDLDAAKIAAMRAAELVNRNLVGPGCLTTDQKKKLLWGGKKSTPTEEFLWQLFFNKNLATVSFLKCFSAIAFCSQLKFLLPSFSAVFFNDSSVLHWCLAIDGIPGCFLIVRGKRNSTNSWV; translated from the exons ATGATGGATTCAAACTTACCATTTCTGCCTCCTAGCAATTCCGATACAAAAAACTCATTTCGCAAGCCTTCTGGTGATGCAGCTAATAGGAATTATCAGCATCGGTCACCTGTTGACAGATCACCCTCTCCTGATG CTTCTAGGCATGGACATAGCTCAAGTCCAAATCCAGTGAGAGAAAATTCTGCAAGAGTCTCTCACCATTCAAGGAAGTATGATGACAGGGAACACGACCAACAGTATGGAAGAAATCACTATGGCAGAAGCAGTGACTCTCTTAGACATTCTGATAGACAGTCATTCAAAAGTTCCTTTGGTCACTCTCGGTATGACAAGTATGCAAATGAAGATAGATATCGGGAGAGGCTGTTGTCTCGTTCTGGACATGAGTCAAGGGATGATCATGTGAGAGAAGAGAGTGATAGCAGGCCAAAAAACTACCAGTGCAGTGTGGACAAGTATTCACATGACAAATATGACAGGTCTGATCATAGAAGCAAAGAAAAACGTAGAGATACATACTCGGAGCATCAGAAATATAAAGATATGGATTCTTCATATGAAAAATCTGCATCTAGCAAGAGGCATGCACTGTATGATGAAGTGGAGAGGGAGGGGCATTCAAGGGACTGGGATGGTCAAAAtgaaagaagagattcccgCCGAAGTTCAGGGGACTACAGAAGTGACCAAAGAGATGAGTCAGGTCCACAAAGAGACAGTGGtaaatttagtttaaaagaAGCTTATAAGAGTGAACAGAAGGAGTCAAATGATCAAAACCTTCCatgggaagaaaaaagaaaacatgatgACACTGAGATTAGGAAGGGCAAAGACTGGAAAACTAGAAAAGCAGGCGAGCAGTGTGCTATTGAAGACAAAGAATCTTCTGGAAAGAAACTAAAGTTGTTTGATCCTGACAAGGATGACAATTATAGAAAAGATG ATGAAAGTAAGACTTCAAGTTCAAACCTTTCTCACAAGAGCAAGGAAGATTTATGGGCTGTCAAGTCCAGTGGCTTTGATGGTGACAATGATCTAGATGCGGCGAAAATTGCAGCCATGAGAGCTGCTGAATTGG TTAATAGGAACTTAGTTGGGCCTGGATGCTTGACTACTGACCAAAAGAAGAAACTGTTGTGGGGTGGCAAAAAGAGTACACCTACTGAAGag TTTTTGTGGCAACTTTTCTTCAACAAAAATCTTGCCACCGTCTCTTTTCTGAAGTGTTTTTCGGCCATTGCCTTCTGCTCGCAGCTCAAGTTCCTGCTGCCATCCTTTTCTGCTGTGTTTTTCAATGACTCTTCTGTGCTTCACTGGTG
- the LOC100798812 gene encoding arginine/serine-rich coiled-coil protein 2 isoform X16, with product MMDSNLPFLPPSNSDTKNSFRKPSGDAANRNYQHRSPVDRSPSPDASRHGHSSSPNPVRENSARVSHHSRKYDDREHDQQYGRNHYGRSSDSLRHSDRQSFKSSFGHSRYDKYANEDRYRERLLSRSGHESRDDHVREESDSRPKNYQCSVDKYSHDKYDRSDHRSKEKRRDTYSEHQKYKDMDSSYEKSASSKRHALYDEVEREGHSRDWDGQNERRDSRRSSGDYRSDQRDESGPQRDSGKFSLKEAYKSEQKESNDQNLPWEEKRKHDDTEIRKGKDWKTRKAGEQCAIEDKESSGKKLKLFDPDKDDNYRKDDESKTSSSNLSHKSKEDLWAVKSSGFDGDNDLDAAKIAAMRAAELVNRNLVGPGCLTTDQKKKLLWGGKKSTPTEESGHRWDTGMFSDRERQEKFNKLMVVLVPMANCRV from the exons ATGATGGATTCAAACTTACCATTTCTGCCTCCTAGCAATTCCGATACAAAAAACTCATTTCGCAAGCCTTCTGGTGATGCAGCTAATAGGAATTATCAGCATCGGTCACCTGTTGACAGATCACCCTCTCCTGATG CTTCTAGGCATGGACATAGCTCAAGTCCAAATCCAGTGAGAGAAAATTCTGCAAGAGTCTCTCACCATTCAAGGAAGTATGATGACAGGGAACACGACCAACAGTATGGAAGAAATCACTATGGCAGAAGCAGTGACTCTCTTAGACATTCTGATAGACAGTCATTCAAAAGTTCCTTTGGTCACTCTCGGTATGACAAGTATGCAAATGAAGATAGATATCGGGAGAGGCTGTTGTCTCGTTCTGGACATGAGTCAAGGGATGATCATGTGAGAGAAGAGAGTGATAGCAGGCCAAAAAACTACCAGTGCAGTGTGGACAAGTATTCACATGACAAATATGACAGGTCTGATCATAGAAGCAAAGAAAAACGTAGAGATACATACTCGGAGCATCAGAAATATAAAGATATGGATTCTTCATATGAAAAATCTGCATCTAGCAAGAGGCATGCACTGTATGATGAAGTGGAGAGGGAGGGGCATTCAAGGGACTGGGATGGTCAAAAtgaaagaagagattcccgCCGAAGTTCAGGGGACTACAGAAGTGACCAAAGAGATGAGTCAGGTCCACAAAGAGACAGTGGtaaatttagtttaaaagaAGCTTATAAGAGTGAACAGAAGGAGTCAAATGATCAAAACCTTCCatgggaagaaaaaagaaaacatgatgACACTGAGATTAGGAAGGGCAAAGACTGGAAAACTAGAAAAGCAGGCGAGCAGTGTGCTATTGAAGACAAAGAATCTTCTGGAAAGAAACTAAAGTTGTTTGATCCTGACAAGGATGACAATTATAGAAAAGATG ATGAAAGTAAGACTTCAAGTTCAAACCTTTCTCACAAGAGCAAGGAAGATTTATGGGCTGTCAAGTCCAGTGGCTTTGATGGTGACAATGATCTAGATGCGGCGAAAATTGCAGCCATGAGAGCTGCTGAATTGG TTAATAGGAACTTAGTTGGGCCTGGATGCTTGACTACTGACCAAAAGAAGAAACTGTTGTGGGGTGGCAAAAAGAGTACACCTACTGAAGag
- the LOC100798812 gene encoding arginine/serine-rich coiled-coil protein 2 isoform X14 produces MNRSSSVSNFRNLTCNYRLSMMDSNLPFLPPSNSDTKNSFRKPSGDAANRNYQHRSPVDRSPSPDASRHGHSSSPNPVRENSARVSHHSRKYDDREHDQQYGRNHYGRSSDSLRHSDRQSFKSSFGHSRYDKYANEDRYRERLLSRSGHESRDDHVREESDSRPKNYQCSVDKYSHDKYDRSDHRSKEKRRDTYSEHQKYKDMDSSYEKSASSKRHALYDEVEREGHSRDWDGQNERRDSRRSSGDYRSDQRDESGPQRDSGKFSLKEAYKSEQKESNDQNLPWEEKRKHDDTEIRKGKDWKTRKAGEQCAIEDKESSGKKLKLFDPDKDDNYRKDDESKTSSSNLSHKSKEDLWAVKSSGFDGDNDLDAAKIAAMRAAELVNRNLVGPGCLTTDQKKKLLWGGKKSTPTEESGHRWDTGMFSDRERQEKFNKLMVVLVPMANCRV; encoded by the exons atgaATCGGTCATCTTCCGTTTCAAATTTCCGAAACCTCACA TGCAATTACAGGCTTAGCATGATGGATTCAAACTTACCATTTCTGCCTCCTAGCAATTCCGATACAAAAAACTCATTTCGCAAGCCTTCTGGTGATGCAGCTAATAGGAATTATCAGCATCGGTCACCTGTTGACAGATCACCCTCTCCTGATG CTTCTAGGCATGGACATAGCTCAAGTCCAAATCCAGTGAGAGAAAATTCTGCAAGAGTCTCTCACCATTCAAGGAAGTATGATGACAGGGAACACGACCAACAGTATGGAAGAAATCACTATGGCAGAAGCAGTGACTCTCTTAGACATTCTGATAGACAGTCATTCAAAAGTTCCTTTGGTCACTCTCGGTATGACAAGTATGCAAATGAAGATAGATATCGGGAGAGGCTGTTGTCTCGTTCTGGACATGAGTCAAGGGATGATCATGTGAGAGAAGAGAGTGATAGCAGGCCAAAAAACTACCAGTGCAGTGTGGACAAGTATTCACATGACAAATATGACAGGTCTGATCATAGAAGCAAAGAAAAACGTAGAGATACATACTCGGAGCATCAGAAATATAAAGATATGGATTCTTCATATGAAAAATCTGCATCTAGCAAGAGGCATGCACTGTATGATGAAGTGGAGAGGGAGGGGCATTCAAGGGACTGGGATGGTCAAAAtgaaagaagagattcccgCCGAAGTTCAGGGGACTACAGAAGTGACCAAAGAGATGAGTCAGGTCCACAAAGAGACAGTGGtaaatttagtttaaaagaAGCTTATAAGAGTGAACAGAAGGAGTCAAATGATCAAAACCTTCCatgggaagaaaaaagaaaacatgatgACACTGAGATTAGGAAGGGCAAAGACTGGAAAACTAGAAAAGCAGGCGAGCAGTGTGCTATTGAAGACAAAGAATCTTCTGGAAAGAAACTAAAGTTGTTTGATCCTGACAAGGATGACAATTATAGAAAAGATG ATGAAAGTAAGACTTCAAGTTCAAACCTTTCTCACAAGAGCAAGGAAGATTTATGGGCTGTCAAGTCCAGTGGCTTTGATGGTGACAATGATCTAGATGCGGCGAAAATTGCAGCCATGAGAGCTGCTGAATTGG TTAATAGGAACTTAGTTGGGCCTGGATGCTTGACTACTGACCAAAAGAAGAAACTGTTGTGGGGTGGCAAAAAGAGTACACCTACTGAAGag
- the LOC100798812 gene encoding arginine/serine-rich coiled-coil protein 2 isoform X15, producing MMDSNLPFLPPSNSDTKNSFRKPSGDAANRNYQHRSPVDRSPSPDASRHGHSSSPNPVRENSARVSHHSRKYDDREHDQQYGRNHYGRSSDSLRHSDRQSFKSSFGHSRYDKYANEDRYRERLLSRSGHESRDDHVREESDSRPKNYQCSVDKYSHDKYDRSDHRSKEKRRDTYSEHQKYKDMDSSYEKSASSKRHALYDEVEREGHSRDWDGQNERRDSRRSSGDYRSDQRDESGPQRDSGKFSLKEAYKSEQKESNDQNLPWEEKRKHDDTEIRKGKDWKTRKAGEQCAIEDKESSGKKLKLFDPDKDDNYRKDADESKTSSSNLSHKSKEDLWAVKSSGFDGDNDLDAAKIAAMRAAELVNRNLVGPGCLTTDQKKKLLWGGKKSTPTEESGHRWDTGMFSDRERQEKFNKLMVVLVPMANCRV from the exons ATGATGGATTCAAACTTACCATTTCTGCCTCCTAGCAATTCCGATACAAAAAACTCATTTCGCAAGCCTTCTGGTGATGCAGCTAATAGGAATTATCAGCATCGGTCACCTGTTGACAGATCACCCTCTCCTGATG CTTCTAGGCATGGACATAGCTCAAGTCCAAATCCAGTGAGAGAAAATTCTGCAAGAGTCTCTCACCATTCAAGGAAGTATGATGACAGGGAACACGACCAACAGTATGGAAGAAATCACTATGGCAGAAGCAGTGACTCTCTTAGACATTCTGATAGACAGTCATTCAAAAGTTCCTTTGGTCACTCTCGGTATGACAAGTATGCAAATGAAGATAGATATCGGGAGAGGCTGTTGTCTCGTTCTGGACATGAGTCAAGGGATGATCATGTGAGAGAAGAGAGTGATAGCAGGCCAAAAAACTACCAGTGCAGTGTGGACAAGTATTCACATGACAAATATGACAGGTCTGATCATAGAAGCAAAGAAAAACGTAGAGATACATACTCGGAGCATCAGAAATATAAAGATATGGATTCTTCATATGAAAAATCTGCATCTAGCAAGAGGCATGCACTGTATGATGAAGTGGAGAGGGAGGGGCATTCAAGGGACTGGGATGGTCAAAAtgaaagaagagattcccgCCGAAGTTCAGGGGACTACAGAAGTGACCAAAGAGATGAGTCAGGTCCACAAAGAGACAGTGGtaaatttagtttaaaagaAGCTTATAAGAGTGAACAGAAGGAGTCAAATGATCAAAACCTTCCatgggaagaaaaaagaaaacatgatgACACTGAGATTAGGAAGGGCAAAGACTGGAAAACTAGAAAAGCAGGCGAGCAGTGTGCTATTGAAGACAAAGAATCTTCTGGAAAGAAACTAAAGTTGTTTGATCCTGACAAGGATGACAATTATAGAAAAGATG CAGATGAAAGTAAGACTTCAAGTTCAAACCTTTCTCACAAGAGCAAGGAAGATTTATGGGCTGTCAAGTCCAGTGGCTTTGATGGTGACAATGATCTAGATGCGGCGAAAATTGCAGCCATGAGAGCTGCTGAATTGG TTAATAGGAACTTAGTTGGGCCTGGATGCTTGACTACTGACCAAAAGAAGAAACTGTTGTGGGGTGGCAAAAAGAGTACACCTACTGAAGag